From one Streptomyces sp. NBC_01478 genomic stretch:
- a CDS encoding CAP domain-containing protein: MNELTQGGNLPLPGGALTLRVSGPFDVSALITDEGGKVGGDADFVFYNQPAAPGARLRGDALTVDPGRLRTGAARVTIAVSPAEPGTPLGRLPAPTLQVTDAGGRPLARFTPPRPQRETVLLLAELYRRGTGWKLRALGQGYADGLAGVARDFGVDIAEDPAPGTASAPGTGTAPARGAGSAGPGTPRSPRGRGSATTTRTPGAAARVGGPATAPRAPGHGSGPGPTDFLALANSARADAGCPPVSLDPRLASAAQAHVSGMAAAGHLGAESRDGISVYQRVVRAGYTYLTIGEHLVSGPRTAAGFVDYCLRTEQPRRTLLERAFTHAGLAQAVDPRSGDVYWTALWARPLTSGNLAHTAAKVVELTNAERARAGLRALAVDPLLAAAAQAHSTDMVARAFYSHTSPDGSQPWDRAAAAGSRRRTIGENIACGQRSPAEVVQGWMNSPGHRANILKPDFTHIGIGFAGGGQMGTYWTQLFGA, translated from the coding sequence ATGAACGAGCTGACGCAGGGCGGCAATCTGCCCCTGCCGGGCGGCGCCCTCACCCTGCGGGTGTCCGGTCCCTTCGACGTGTCGGCGCTGATCACGGACGAGGGCGGCAAGGTCGGCGGCGACGCGGACTTCGTGTTCTACAACCAGCCGGCGGCGCCCGGAGCGCGTCTGCGGGGAGACGCCCTGACCGTCGACCCGGGGCGGCTGCGCACCGGCGCCGCGCGGGTCACGATCGCCGTCAGCCCCGCCGAGCCCGGCACTCCCTTGGGCCGCCTCCCCGCACCCACCCTCCAGGTCACCGACGCCGGCGGCCGGCCCCTCGCCCGGTTCACCCCACCACGCCCCCAGCGCGAGACCGTCCTGCTGCTCGCCGAGCTCTACCGACGCGGCACCGGCTGGAAGCTGCGCGCGCTGGGGCAGGGGTACGCCGACGGACTCGCGGGAGTGGCGCGGGACTTCGGCGTGGACATCGCCGAGGACCCGGCTCCCGGTACCGCCTCCGCTCCCGGTACCGGTACCGCTCCCGCACGAGGAGCGGGCTCGGCCGGGCCGGGTACGCCCCGCTCCCCACGAGGAAGGGGCTCCGCCACTACGACGCGAACGCCGGGCGCTGCCGCACGAGTCGGGGGTCCCGCCACGGCACCACGAGCGCCCGGCCATGGATCAGGGCCCGGCCCCACCGACTTCCTTGCTCTCGCCAACTCGGCGCGCGCCGACGCCGGTTGCCCACCCGTCTCCCTCGATCCCCGGCTCGCCTCCGCCGCGCAGGCCCACGTCAGCGGCATGGCCGCCGCCGGGCACCTCGGCGCCGAGAGCCGCGACGGGATCTCCGTGTACCAGCGTGTCGTCCGGGCCGGCTACACCTACCTCACCATCGGCGAGCACCTGGTCTCCGGCCCGCGCACGGCCGCCGGGTTCGTCGACTACTGCCTGCGCACCGAACAGCCCCGCCGGACGCTGCTGGAGCGGGCCTTCACGCACGCGGGGCTCGCCCAGGCCGTCGACCCCCGCTCCGGTGACGTGTACTGGACGGCGCTGTGGGCAAGGCCGCTCACCTCGGGCAACCTGGCCCACACGGCGGCGAAGGTCGTCGAGTTGACCAACGCGGAGCGCGCCAGGGCCGGGCTGCGCGCACTGGCCGTAGACCCGCTGCTGGCCGCCGCCGCGCAGGCGCACAGCACCGACATGGTGGCCCGCGCCTTCTATTCGCACACCTCCCCGGACGGCTCCCAGCCCTGGGACCGGGCCGCCGCGGCGGGCTCGCGCCGGCGCACGATCGGGGAGAACATCGCCTGCGGTCAGCGCTCGCCCGCCGAGGTCGTGCAGGGCTGGATGAACAGCCCGGGCCACCGCGCCAACATCCTCAAACCGGACTTCACCCACATAGGCATCGGCTTCGCGGGTGGCGGACAGATGGGGACGTACTGGACGCAACTCTTCGGCGCCTGA
- a CDS encoding AIM24 family protein yields MKGDLFSSEHMVQPATAPGMTVENAKCIRYAVNGEMLARQGAMIAYRGNLQFERKGQGVGGMLKRAVTGEGLPLMVVRGQGEAWFAHEAQNCFVVEIDPGDEFTVNGRNVLCFDASLSYSIKTVKGSGIAGGGLFNSVFTGQGKLGLVCEGNPLVIPVSPQYPVFVDTDAVVGWSAHLQTSLHRSQSIGSMLRGGSGEAVQLMLQGEGFVVVRPSEETPQKAQQH; encoded by the coding sequence ATGAAGGGTGATCTGTTTTCCAGTGAGCACATGGTGCAGCCGGCCACCGCGCCGGGCATGACCGTCGAGAATGCCAAGTGCATCAGGTACGCGGTCAACGGCGAGATGCTCGCCCGCCAGGGGGCGATGATCGCCTACCGCGGCAACCTCCAGTTCGAGCGCAAGGGCCAGGGCGTGGGCGGCATGCTCAAGCGCGCGGTCACCGGTGAGGGGCTGCCGCTGATGGTGGTGCGCGGGCAGGGCGAGGCATGGTTCGCGCACGAGGCGCAGAACTGTTTCGTGGTCGAGATCGACCCCGGTGACGAGTTCACCGTCAACGGCCGCAACGTCCTGTGTTTCGACGCCTCGTTGTCGTACTCGATCAAGACGGTGAAGGGCTCCGGCATCGCGGGCGGCGGTCTCTTCAACAGCGTCTTCACCGGGCAGGGCAAGCTGGGTCTGGTCTGCGAGGGCAACCCGCTGGTCATACCCGTCTCGCCGCAGTACCCGGTGTTCGTCGACACGGACGCGGTGGTCGGCTGGTCGGCCCATCTCCAGACCTCGCTGCACCGTTCGCAGTCCATCGGCTCGATGCTGCGCGGCGGTTCCGGTGAGGCCGTCCAACTCATGCTCCAGGGCGAGGGGTTCGTCGTGGTGCGGCCCAGCGAGGAGACGCCGCAGAAGGCGCAGCAGCACTGA
- a CDS encoding serine/threonine-protein kinase has product MAMVDTHVSVHESVAGRYRPMEVAHRETNRISWYGEDTIAERPCLLTQVALPAVPEGESSGRITDGIRRTTDVMVLLCPTRVAPVVDAVEEAGTLWTVTDWIDGTPLGQVLAQQGTFHYVRAARIGLELLDILEAAHSEGITHGELSPGQVFVRDRGGVVLTGFGLAGATLAPRITAPSYASPEQARDERIGPAADLWALGAILYTLVEGHPPFRDRGRPEATMKGVDRLPMRGPSRAGPLAQVVQGLLRKDSRERLTRPVVRESLTRILNDDPYADRDPVPLPRLRRAYDAVRGAGTTWSGRGMAAGTALAVGTVTVAVLAATHQLPGTESSAATTPSQLPTASASASVTTPGENVDGHAYSPSATPSPTAPTSPAASASASPSVTASPSPTASALPAGFRVFKASQGFSVALPKGWKVVETQQASDAYRITFGASGDPRTLAVTYSTQAGPDPVAVWRDDVLPGLKQTEGFQQIGDIKATTYQGDKAADLEWLSGTGDARVRTLGRGFLIGGGRSFSLRWTTPADEWNDAANRQALQTFFKTFRRASN; this is encoded by the coding sequence ATGGCCATGGTCGACACGCACGTCTCCGTACACGAGTCGGTCGCCGGCAGATACCGGCCCATGGAGGTCGCCCACCGCGAGACCAACCGGATCTCCTGGTACGGCGAGGACACGATCGCCGAACGCCCCTGCCTCCTCACGCAGGTGGCCCTCCCCGCCGTCCCGGAGGGGGAGAGCTCCGGCCGGATCACCGACGGCATCCGGCGCACCACCGACGTCATGGTGCTGCTGTGCCCCACCCGGGTCGCCCCGGTCGTCGACGCCGTCGAGGAGGCCGGCACGCTGTGGACCGTCACCGACTGGATCGACGGCACACCGCTCGGCCAAGTCCTCGCCCAGCAGGGCACGTTCCACTACGTCCGGGCCGCCCGCATCGGACTCGAACTGCTCGACATCCTGGAGGCGGCGCACAGCGAGGGCATCACCCACGGCGAACTCAGCCCCGGCCAGGTGTTCGTGCGGGACCGGGGCGGGGTCGTCCTCACCGGCTTCGGACTCGCGGGCGCCACCCTCGCCCCGCGGATCACCGCACCCTCGTACGCCTCCCCCGAACAGGCACGGGACGAGCGCATCGGTCCCGCCGCCGACCTGTGGGCGCTGGGCGCGATCCTCTACACGCTGGTCGAGGGACACCCGCCGTTCCGCGACCGGGGCCGCCCCGAGGCGACCATGAAGGGCGTGGACCGGCTCCCGATGCGCGGACCCTCGCGGGCCGGGCCGCTGGCGCAGGTCGTGCAGGGGCTGCTGCGCAAGGACTCCCGGGAGCGGCTGACCCGCCCGGTGGTCCGCGAGTCCCTCACCCGCATCCTCAACGACGACCCGTACGCCGACCGGGATCCGGTCCCGCTGCCCCGGCTGCGTCGGGCCTACGACGCCGTGCGCGGGGCGGGTACCACCTGGAGCGGGCGGGGCATGGCCGCCGGGACCGCGCTCGCCGTCGGCACCGTCACGGTCGCCGTCCTCGCCGCCACCCACCAGTTGCCCGGCACCGAGTCCTCGGCCGCGACCACCCCCTCGCAGCTCCCGACCGCTTCGGCCTCCGCCTCGGTCACCACCCCCGGTGAGAACGTCGACGGGCACGCCTACAGCCCGTCCGCCACGCCTTCGCCCACGGCCCCGACCTCGCCCGCCGCTTCCGCGTCCGCCTCGCCCTCGGTCACCGCGTCCCCCTCCCCCACCGCCTCGGCGCTGCCGGCCGGCTTCCGCGTGTTCAAGGCTTCGCAGGGGTTCTCCGTCGCGCTCCCCAAGGGCTGGAAGGTGGTGGAGACCCAACAGGCGTCCGACGCCTACCGGATCACGTTCGGCGCCTCGGGCGACCCGCGCACGCTGGCCGTGACGTACAGCACTCAGGCAGGCCCGGACCCGGTCGCCGTATGGCGGGACGACGTCCTTCCGGGGCTGAAGCAGACCGAGGGCTTCCAGCAGATCGGCGACATCAAGGCCACGACGTACCAGGGCGACAAGGCGGCCGACCTGGAGTGGCTCTCCGGGACCGGTGACGCCCGGGTGCGTACGCTCGGGCGCGGTTTCCTGATCGGCGGCGGGCGCAGTTTCTCGCTACGGTGGACGACGCCCGCCGACGAATGGAACGACGCGGCCAACCGCCAGGCCTTGCAGACCTTCTTCAAGACCTTCCGCCGGGCGTCGAACTGA
- a CDS encoding pyridoxal-phosphate dependent enzyme translates to MIGISDIEAAAERIAGHVVRTPTLDSFGLSELLGVPVTTKLELLQRTGSFKARGATAKLLSLGAAESAAGVVAVSGGNHGIALAVMAAALDVKATVVMPRSAPARSVALVEAAGASLRLTDDMPSAFELVGRLRDEGLTLVHPFDDPVVIAGQGTVGLEFAEDAGELTDVLVSIGGGGLIAGIAAALHARRPGIRVWGVETAGAEAMSAALAAGGPVPVVPSSIVTTLSAPTVSRLTYDHVSALVTEVLIVPDREAVQGCLDLAEHAKVWTEPAAGCLLPAARQVRERVGADARLGLVVCGGNATVGDITAWAADFGLS, encoded by the coding sequence TTGATCGGCATCTCGGACATCGAAGCCGCCGCCGAGCGGATCGCCGGACACGTCGTACGCACCCCGACCCTGGACAGCTTCGGCCTCTCCGAGCTGCTCGGCGTCCCGGTCACCACGAAGCTGGAGCTGTTGCAGCGCACGGGTTCCTTCAAGGCGCGCGGTGCGACGGCCAAGCTGCTGTCGCTCGGCGCGGCCGAGTCGGCGGCCGGGGTGGTGGCGGTCAGCGGCGGCAATCACGGGATCGCGCTCGCGGTGATGGCGGCGGCGCTCGATGTGAAGGCGACGGTGGTGATGCCGCGTTCGGCGCCCGCGCGGTCCGTCGCGCTGGTGGAGGCGGCGGGCGCGTCACTGCGGCTGACCGACGACATGCCGAGCGCGTTCGAGCTGGTGGGCCGGTTGCGGGACGAGGGGCTGACCCTGGTCCACCCGTTCGACGACCCGGTGGTGATCGCCGGACAGGGCACCGTGGGGCTGGAGTTCGCGGAGGACGCCGGTGAACTCACCGACGTTCTGGTCAGCATCGGCGGCGGTGGCCTGATCGCCGGGATCGCCGCCGCCCTGCACGCCCGCCGGCCCGGAATCCGGGTCTGGGGCGTGGAGACCGCGGGCGCCGAGGCCATGTCCGCGGCGCTCGCGGCGGGCGGCCCGGTGCCGGTCGTACCGTCGTCGATCGTGACCACGCTCAGCGCGCCGACCGTGTCGCGACTGACGTACGACCATGTCTCGGCCCTCGTCACCGAGGTGCTGATCGTCCCCGACCGGGAGGCCGTACAAGGCTGTCTCGACCTCGCCGAACACGCCAAGGTGTGGACCGAGCCCGCCGCGGGCTGTCTGCTGCCCGCCGCCCGGCAGGTGCGGGAACGGGTCGGCGCCGACGCCCGGCTCGGCCTCGTGGTCTGCGGGGGCAACGCGACGGTGGGCGACATCACGGCCTGGGCGGCGGACTTCGGACTGAGCTGA
- a CDS encoding M4 family metallopeptidase has translation MRGSHIRSLAVAVAVTTAATGLAGTAFAGPATGADSAAAATGTGTGAASVVTAARAAAFAHASATGVTRGDELRAQDVLIDPEGARHVRFIRTHQGMPVLGGDLVVHLSHQLAYTGVTRAADHSVAPATTQARLTADQAQAKAAAVGKGDAGTAELVVDARSGAAALAYQVPVSDSATAEAAGTRTVVIDAVTGTVRSNAPDSDEFLSPKLLDALRERGETLDPATGTAVQPKSLTAAAVAARAVHYPVTASGTGTSLFVGKVPLTTTRTARTSYLLKDPTRWGTETRDAKGQELENFAQGKKFTTTTNKWGNGAVAHRDSAAVDAQYGITKTLDFYKKTFGRKGIENNGKAARGMVHFGRKVANAFWDSTCDCMLYGDGDGDMFKKPLVVLDVTGHELTHGVVDATAKLEPTRVDADGNQYGEAGSLNESLADIFGSNVEFSANNAKNPPNYLIGEKLGLAQKFLRRLDHPSLDKLEGTVDYWSPQTYDAEVHAGSGVSSHAYYLLAEGSGRKTIGGFAYDSPTYDGSTVTGIGRAKATAIFYRALTRYMVSTTDFHDARLATLKAAADLYGANSAAYRTVDQAWAAVNVTVANTPAARH, from the coding sequence ATGCGTGGATCCCACATACGCAGCCTGGCGGTCGCCGTCGCGGTGACGACGGCCGCCACGGGCCTGGCCGGAACGGCCTTCGCGGGACCGGCCACGGGGGCGGATTCCGCTGCGGCAGCGACCGGCACGGGCACCGGCGCCGCGTCCGTCGTCACGGCCGCGCGTGCCGCCGCGTTTGCACACGCGTCGGCGACCGGTGTCACGCGGGGCGATGAACTCCGGGCCCAGGACGTGCTGATCGACCCGGAGGGCGCACGGCATGTGCGGTTCATCCGCACGCACCAGGGCATGCCGGTCCTCGGCGGCGATCTCGTCGTCCATCTGTCCCACCAACTGGCCTACACCGGCGTCACCCGGGCGGCCGACCACAGCGTCGCGCCCGCCACCACGCAGGCTCGGCTGACGGCCGATCAGGCCCAGGCGAAGGCCGCCGCCGTCGGCAAGGGCGACGCGGGCACCGCCGAACTCGTGGTGGACGCCCGGAGTGGGGCGGCCGCGCTCGCCTACCAGGTGCCCGTCAGCGACAGCGCCACCGCCGAGGCCGCCGGCACCCGCACGGTCGTCATCGACGCCGTCACCGGCACGGTCCGCAGCAACGCCCCCGACAGCGACGAGTTCCTCTCGCCCAAGCTCCTCGACGCCCTGCGCGAGCGCGGCGAGACCCTGGACCCCGCCACCGGCACCGCCGTACAGCCGAAGTCCCTCACAGCAGCCGCAGTCGCGGCGCGCGCGGTCCACTACCCGGTCACCGCCTCGGGCACCGGCACCTCCCTCTTCGTCGGCAAGGTGCCGCTGACCACCACCCGCACGGCGCGCACCAGTTACCTGCTCAAGGACCCGACCCGCTGGGGCACCGAGACCCGCGACGCCAAGGGCCAGGAGCTGGAGAACTTCGCGCAGGGCAAGAAGTTCACCACCACCACGAACAAGTGGGGCAACGGCGCCGTCGCGCACCGCGACAGCGCCGCAGTCGACGCCCAGTACGGCATCACCAAGACCCTGGACTTCTACAAGAAGACCTTCGGCCGCAAGGGCATAGAGAACAATGGCAAGGCCGCCCGCGGCATGGTCCACTTCGGCAGGAAGGTCGCCAACGCGTTCTGGGACTCGACCTGCGACTGCATGCTCTACGGCGACGGCGACGGGGACATGTTCAAGAAGCCGCTCGTCGTCCTCGACGTGACGGGGCACGAGCTGACCCACGGTGTCGTGGACGCCACCGCCAAGCTGGAGCCCACCCGCGTCGACGCGGACGGCAACCAGTACGGCGAGGCGGGCTCACTGAACGAGTCCCTCGCGGACATCTTCGGCTCCAACGTCGAGTTCAGCGCCAACAACGCGAAGAACCCGCCGAACTACCTGATCGGCGAGAAGCTCGGCCTCGCCCAGAAGTTCCTGCGCCGCCTCGACCACCCCTCCCTCGACAAGCTCGAAGGCACCGTCGACTACTGGTCGCCCCAGACGTACGACGCCGAGGTGCACGCCGGCTCCGGTGTCTCCTCGCACGCGTACTACCTCCTCGCGGAGGGCAGCGGACGCAAGACGATCGGCGGCTTCGCCTACGACTCGCCCACCTACGACGGGTCGACCGTCACCGGCATCGGACGGGCGAAGGCCACGGCGATCTTCTACCGCGCGCTGACCCGCTACATGGTGTCCACCACCGACTTCCACGACGCGCGCCTCGCGACGCTGAAGGCCGCGGCGGACCTCTACGGCGCGAACAGCGCGGCGTACCGGACCGTCGACCAGGCCTGGGCCGCCGTGAACGTCACGGTCGCCAACACCCCTGCCGCCAGGCACTGA
- a CDS encoding DUF2238 domain-containing protein has product MVALVVAGLALSAWHPHDRTTWFLETVWVFVGLPVIVLTWRRFPMTGLLCCLLAAHALVLAVGGHYTYAQVPAGDWVRDTFGLSRNPYDRLGHLMQGFVPAVLVRELLTRTSPLRGSRWLAPLTVCACLAFSALFELFEWAAAVIGGHGADAFLATQGDVWDTQWDMFCALIGATVSVLVLSRVHDRQMARLGVIGSYRAVAPTAAVRTSTAGTR; this is encoded by the coding sequence ATGGTCGCGCTGGTCGTGGCCGGCCTGGCCCTCTCCGCCTGGCATCCGCACGACCGCACGACGTGGTTCCTGGAGACCGTGTGGGTCTTCGTCGGACTGCCGGTGATCGTCCTGACCTGGCGGCGGTTCCCCATGACCGGCCTGCTGTGCTGTCTGCTCGCCGCGCACGCGCTGGTCCTCGCCGTCGGCGGCCACTACACGTACGCACAGGTACCGGCGGGCGACTGGGTCCGGGACACGTTCGGGCTCAGCCGTAATCCCTACGACCGTCTCGGGCACCTCATGCAGGGCTTCGTACCGGCGGTCCTGGTACGGGAGTTGCTCACCCGCACCTCACCCCTGCGCGGCAGCCGCTGGCTCGCGCCGCTCACGGTGTGCGCGTGTCTCGCCTTCAGCGCGCTCTTCGAGCTGTTCGAGTGGGCGGCGGCCGTGATCGGCGGGCACGGCGCGGACGCGTTCCTGGCCACGCAGGGGGATGTGTGGGACACGCAGTGGGACATGTTCTGCGCGCTGATCGGAGCCACGGTCTCGGTGCTGGTGCTGAGCCGGGTCCACGACCGGCAGATGGCGCGGCTCGGTGTCATCGGGTCGTATCGCGCTGTCGCGCCCACAGCGGCAGTACGAACCAGCACAGCAGGTACCAGGTGA
- a CDS encoding DUF6328 family protein produces MTQEDRRTGRDESDDERADRMWGELIQEVRVAQTGVQILFGFLLTVVFTPKYEQLEHANQVLYLVTVVLGATATGALIGPVSLHRLVSGRSVKPEAVRWASRLTFVGLVLLLATMTAALLLILRVATHDAYVPWLVAGVVTWYLLCWFVLPLWARQRDTTR; encoded by the coding sequence ATGACCCAGGAAGACCGACGTACGGGACGCGACGAGTCCGACGACGAGCGAGCGGACCGGATGTGGGGCGAGCTCATCCAGGAGGTCCGGGTCGCGCAGACCGGCGTACAGATCCTCTTCGGGTTCCTCCTCACCGTCGTCTTCACCCCGAAGTACGAGCAGTTGGAACACGCGAACCAGGTCCTCTACCTCGTGACCGTCGTCCTCGGCGCCACCGCCACCGGAGCACTGATCGGCCCGGTGTCCCTGCACCGCCTGGTCTCCGGCCGGAGCGTGAAACCCGAGGCGGTGCGCTGGGCGTCCCGGCTGACCTTCGTCGGCCTCGTCCTGCTGCTCGCCACGATGACCGCCGCGCTCCTGCTGATCCTCCGGGTCGCGACCCACGACGCGTACGTGCCCTGGCTGGTCGCGGGCGTGGTCACCTGGTACCTGCTGTGCTGGTTCGTACTGCCGCTGTGGGCGCGACAGCGCGATACGACCCGATGA
- a CDS encoding aldo/keto reductase family protein: MEFRKLGRSGLTISEIAYGNWLTHGSQVEEDAALACVRTALDAGITTFDTADVYAQTRAESVLGRALKGERREGLEIFTKVYFPTGPGPNDRGLGRKHIMESIDSSLRRLQTEYVDLYQAHRYDPTVPLEETMEAFADVVHSGKAHYIGVSEWTADQIRDAHALARELRIPLVSSQPQYSMLWRVIEDEIVPTCEELGLGQIVWSPIAQGVLTGKYAPGAPLPAGSRATDEKGGADVMGRFLRDDVLERVQQLRPLAEQAGLSLAQLAVAWVLQNPNVSAAIIGASRPEQVTENVKAAGVELDADLMRAIDTLLDPVAERGTAKAGRD; this comes from the coding sequence ATGGAATTCCGCAAACTCGGCCGCAGCGGTCTGACGATCAGTGAGATCGCGTACGGCAACTGGCTCACCCACGGCTCCCAGGTCGAGGAGGACGCGGCGCTCGCCTGCGTACGGACCGCACTCGACGCGGGGATCACCACCTTCGACACCGCCGACGTCTACGCACAGACCCGCGCCGAGTCCGTGCTCGGCCGGGCACTGAAGGGCGAGCGGCGGGAGGGCCTGGAGATCTTCACCAAGGTCTACTTCCCGACCGGTCCCGGACCCAACGACCGGGGCCTGGGCCGCAAGCACATCATGGAGTCGATCGACAGCTCGCTGCGCAGGCTGCAGACCGAGTACGTCGACCTCTACCAGGCACACCGCTACGACCCGACGGTGCCGCTGGAGGAGACCATGGAGGCGTTCGCCGACGTGGTCCACTCCGGCAAGGCGCACTACATCGGCGTCTCCGAGTGGACCGCCGACCAGATCCGAGATGCCCACGCGCTCGCCCGGGAGCTGCGTATCCCGCTGGTCTCCAGCCAGCCGCAGTACTCGATGCTGTGGCGGGTGATCGAGGACGAGATCGTGCCGACCTGCGAGGAACTCGGGCTCGGGCAGATCGTCTGGTCGCCCATCGCCCAGGGCGTCCTGACCGGCAAGTACGCGCCGGGCGCCCCGCTGCCGGCCGGGAGCCGTGCCACCGACGAGAAGGGCGGCGCGGACGTCATGGGCCGGTTCCTGCGGGACGACGTCCTGGAGCGGGTCCAGCAACTCCGGCCACTCGCCGAGCAGGCGGGGCTCTCCCTCGCCCAACTCGCCGTGGCCTGGGTGCTGCAGAACCCCAACGTCTCGGCCGCCATCATCGGCGCCTCCCGTCCCGAACAGGTCACCGAGAACGTCAAGGCCGCGGGGGTCGAACTGGACGCCGACCTCATGCGGGCCATCGACACCCTCCTCGACCCGGTCGCGGAGCGCGGTACCGCCAAGGCGGGCCGGGACTGA
- a CDS encoding serine hydrolase domain-containing protein — translation MVTRTVRRATAATAALLALTAVPAHAAPHEPDTTTTSGTAALPAPDLTGLRAVLRTLTAQGAPGAIARIDDHGTVRTAAAGIDDRTTRRAIGNADRFRIGSVTKSFSAVVLLQLADAHKLDLDASVDRYLPGLLPDRRITVRHVLSHRSGLYDYTNSMFASSVSGFEAVRDKVFTYRQLVGLSLKHARTNAPGAAYAYSNTNFVVAGMLIEKLTGHSVGTAYRDRIIKPLKLRDTFYVHPSTKIPGRYAHGYLTPDRTGAPLVDATEQTVSWAQSAGAVISTTRDLNTFFSALLGGRLTSAARLAQMQRWTPVNSTTRYGLGLRRRDLSCGVSVYGHTGAVQGFYTYSFTSKDGRRSLTALANTSNNGTVLNTMAGTLEAAFCGKQTRAIQGSPLTGRGSYVTERRVAHEDIAPGVARD, via the coding sequence ATGGTCACAAGAACGGTGCGCAGAGCCACGGCGGCGACGGCGGCACTGCTGGCGCTCACTGCGGTACCGGCACATGCCGCGCCCCACGAACCGGACACCACGACAACCAGCGGTACGGCCGCGCTTCCGGCCCCCGACCTGACGGGCCTCCGTGCCGTACTGCGCACGCTGACGGCACAGGGCGCGCCCGGGGCGATCGCCCGCATCGACGACCACGGAACCGTCCGCACGGCCGCCGCGGGAATCGACGACCGCACGACCCGCCGGGCCATCGGCAACGCCGACCGCTTCCGCATCGGCAGCGTCACCAAGTCCTTCTCGGCCGTCGTCCTGCTCCAACTGGCCGACGCCCACAAGCTGGACCTGGACGCCTCGGTCGACCGCTACCTGCCCGGCCTGCTGCCCGACCGGCGGATCACCGTGCGCCACGTACTGAGCCACCGCAGCGGTCTGTACGACTACACGAACTCCATGTTCGCCAGTTCGGTCTCCGGCTTCGAGGCCGTACGCGACAAGGTGTTCACCTACCGGCAGTTGGTGGGGCTGTCGCTCAAGCACGCGCGCACCAACGCGCCGGGCGCCGCCTACGCGTACTCGAACACCAACTTCGTGGTCGCCGGGATGCTCATAGAGAAGCTGACGGGCCACTCCGTGGGGACCGCGTACCGCGACCGCATCATCAAGCCGCTCAAGCTGCGCGACACCTTCTATGTCCATCCGTCGACGAAGATCCCGGGCCGGTACGCCCACGGCTATCTCACCCCGGACCGCACGGGCGCGCCGCTGGTCGACGCCACCGAGCAGACGGTCTCCTGGGCCCAGAGCGCCGGCGCGGTCATCTCCACCACCCGCGACCTCAACACCTTCTTCTCCGCACTGCTCGGCGGCAGGCTCACCTCCGCCGCCCGACTCGCGCAGATGCAGCGGTGGACCCCGGTCAACAGCACGACCCGGTACGGCCTCGGACTGCGGCGCCGCGATCTGTCCTGCGGGGTCTCGGTGTACGGCCACACGGGCGCGGTCCAGGGTTTCTACACCTACTCCTTCACGTCGAAGGACGGCCGCCGCAGCCTCACCGCACTGGCCAACACCTCCAACAACGGCACGGTGCTGAACACGATGGCGGGCACCCTGGAGGCGGCGTTCTGCGGCAAGCAGACGCGGGCGATCCAGGGCTCGCCGCTCACCGGCCGGGGCTCGTACGTCACCGAACGGCGCGTGGCCCACGAGGACATCGCGCCGGGGGTCGCCCGGGACTGA